A window from Candidatus Gracilibacteria bacterium encodes these proteins:
- a CDS encoding DciA family protein, which yields MNDFVHFSQFVPNALKKYKLTREARAGLVCARFRTILPTIVGDDLPEAVHPKFLKAGILFVAVPSSIWAQRVFVHRHELLLKLNLHLGKDWVKDLRTVVE from the coding sequence ATGAACGACTTTGTCCACTTTTCCCAATTCGTCCCCAACGCCCTCAAAAAATATAAATTGACCCGCGAGGCCCGGGCCGGTTTGGTGTGCGCGCGCTTCCGCACCATTCTTCCCACCATTGTGGGCGACGACTTGCCCGAAGCCGTGCATCCCAAATTTTTAAAAGCCGGCATCTTATTTGTGGCCGTCCCCAGCAGCATCTGGGCCCAACGGGTCTTTGTTCATCGTCATGAGCTCTTGCTCAAACTCAACCTGCACCTTGGAAAGGACTGGGTTAAGGATTTAAGGACGGTGGTTGAATAG
- the rpsP gene encoding 30S ribosomal protein S16, which yields MQVIRLTRIGKQNQAAFRIVLAEKSNAVKGLNQEILGFYNPAEGKKIEFNKERIEFWISKGAQPSDSVASLLKTNGMSGMEKFMELRNKKHRSKSAPAEVAAPKAAPEASAPAPAAVEAAPVAEEPAAVAEEPVVAEAPAEETPAA from the coding sequence GTGCAGGTTATCCGTCTGACTCGAATCGGTAAGCAAAACCAAGCGGCATTCCGCATTGTATTGGCTGAAAAATCTAACGCTGTAAAAGGACTCAACCAAGAGATTCTTGGGTTCTACAACCCTGCAGAGGGGAAGAAGATCGAGTTCAATAAAGAACGGATTGAATTTTGGATTTCCAAGGGCGCTCAGCCCAGCGACTCCGTTGCGTCTCTCTTAAAGACCAATGGGATGTCCGGAATGGAAAAGTTCATGGAACTTCGTAATAAAAAGCACCGAAGCAAGAGTGCGCCCGCTGAAGTGGCTGCCCCAAAGGCCGCTCCTGAAGCCAGTGCTCCTGCGCCCGCCGCGGTTGAAGCGGCACCTGTAGCTGAAGAGCCCGCCGCTGTAGCCGAAGAGCCCGTTGTGGCCGAGGCTCCAGCCGAGGAGACTCCTGCTGCTTAA
- a CDS encoding KH domain-containing protein: MASDLHDNARDFIEFVVKAIVDHPEEVEVTQTVDDLGVLITLKVNKEDMGKIIGKAGQTAKSLRVLLRMMGAKLDARYNLKIIEPEGQSV, encoded by the coding sequence ATGGCTTCTGACTTGCACGACAACGCTCGAGATTTTATTGAATTTGTAGTGAAAGCGATTGTGGACCACCCCGAAGAAGTGGAGGTGACTCAAACGGTGGATGACCTTGGCGTTCTCATCACCTTGAAGGTGAATAAGGAAGATATGGGAAAGATTATTGGAAAAGCGGGCCAAACGGCAAAATCGCTCCGCGTGTTGCTCCGTATGATGGGCGCCAAGCTGGATGCGCGATACAATTTGAAAATCATTGAACCGGAAGGACAGTCCGTGTAG
- a CDS encoding 5'-3' exonuclease H3TH domain-containing protein: MVKKFVIIDGNALIHRCYHAVPQTLRAPSGELTNAVFGFTGILLGILEYEHPDYLAVAWDMKGPTFRDALFADYKGTRAKTDDELIGQFPRVRQVLDALSVPCFEKEGLEADDYLGIVTTELRKKHPDIEVLIVTADKDALQLVGEGITVVAPVSGYTKVIRYDREAVRAKMGVWPEQVPDFKGLSGDTSDNIPGVPGIGEKTAVKLLEQWGSVEGIYENIEKVEPVRIRELMRAHEAEAHLCKKLATIIREDGITVDLHAAKVHNLAVEKVRTLFAELGFRGHLGRVEKLNKDWEKLRAGETQTSLF, translated from the coding sequence ATGGTGAAGAAATTCGTGATTATTGATGGGAATGCCTTGATCCACCGCTGCTACCACGCGGTTCCCCAGACTTTGCGAGCTCCATCAGGTGAGCTCACCAATGCGGTTTTTGGCTTCACCGGGATTCTTTTGGGGATTTTGGAATACGAACACCCCGATTATTTGGCCGTGGCTTGGGATATGAAGGGGCCCACCTTTCGCGATGCCCTGTTTGCGGATTACAAAGGGACGCGGGCCAAAACGGACGATGAGTTGATTGGCCAATTCCCTCGAGTGAGGCAGGTTCTGGACGCGCTTTCGGTGCCTTGTTTTGAAAAAGAGGGCTTGGAGGCGGACGACTACCTGGGAATTGTGACCACGGAACTGAGAAAAAAACATCCGGACATTGAGGTTTTGATTGTGACGGCGGATAAAGACGCCCTGCAGCTCGTGGGAGAGGGCATCACGGTGGTGGCTCCGGTGAGTGGTTACACCAAGGTGATTCGTTATGATCGAGAGGCGGTGCGGGCAAAAATGGGTGTGTGGCCGGAGCAGGTCCCGGACTTTAAGGGGCTTTCGGGCGACACCAGCGACAATATTCCCGGGGTGCCGGGAATTGGGGAAAAGACGGCGGTTAAATTGCTGGAGCAGTGGGGCAGCGTGGAGGGCATTTATGAGAATATCGAAAAAGTGGAGCCCGTACGCATTCGTGAACTGATGCGAGCGCATGAGGCGGAGGCTCATCTGTGTAAAAAACTGGCCACTATAATAAGAGAGGATGGCATTACGGTGGATTTGCACGCGGCCAAGGTCCACAATTTAGCGGTGGAAAAGGTGCGAACGCTGTTTGCGGAACTTGGGTTCCGTGGACACTTGGGGCGAGTGGAAAAGCTCAACAAGGATTGGGAAAAATTGCGGGCCGGAGAGACTCAGACCAGTTTGTTTTAA
- the ftsA gene encoding cell division protein FtsA: MPKHRIIAGLDIGNSKIRVAIAVMDEESTTPNVIGVGVSPSGGLRKGNIIDVGETVSNIASALEDAERMAGEPVHTVFLGISGDHISSMDSKGVIAISHSGNEIIEDDVDRVLEAAQAVAIPNNRRILRIIPKSFTVDEQTGIKYPVGMTGIRLEVLAHLVTGLVPAVKNIEKCVHQAGVDINDIIPCGLAAAESVLTKRQKELGTVVIDIGSGGTNVAVYEEGTVLHSASLPVGGDNVTNDIAIGLRTSIDTAEKIKIEYGSCIPEDIHDRETIDLSLLSKIDTQTVSKKQLAEIIQARYHEIFMMVKDELSKVQRDGMLPAGAILAGAAVKMPGVIDLAREVLNLPVQIGFPTNYEGVVDKIEDPAYASVIGLVIWGSRFQGDGYANRFNLKNISFEKAGQSLKTWFRGLLP, encoded by the coding sequence ATGCCCAAGCACCGAATCATCGCCGGCCTCGATATTGGAAACTCAAAAATTCGTGTTGCCATCGCCGTGATGGATGAAGAAAGCACCACTCCCAATGTGATTGGAGTAGGAGTGTCTCCTTCCGGTGGACTTCGAAAGGGAAATATTATTGATGTTGGAGAAACGGTTTCGAATATCGCCAGCGCCCTGGAGGACGCCGAACGAATGGCTGGAGAACCGGTGCACACCGTGTTTTTGGGAATTTCCGGTGACCATATTTCCTCCATGGACAGCAAGGGGGTTATTGCCATTTCTCACAGCGGAAATGAAATTATTGAAGACGATGTGGACCGAGTTTTGGAGGCGGCCCAAGCGGTGGCGATTCCAAACAATCGAAGAATTTTGCGTATCATCCCAAAGAGTTTTACCGTGGATGAACAGACCGGAATCAAATATCCCGTGGGAATGACCGGAATCCGTTTGGAGGTTTTGGCTCACTTGGTGACCGGCCTCGTGCCTGCGGTTAAGAATATTGAAAAATGCGTGCATCAAGCGGGTGTGGATATCAACGATATTATTCCTTGTGGCCTTGCCGCTGCGGAATCTGTGCTCACCAAACGACAGAAAGAATTGGGTACGGTTGTGATTGATATTGGATCCGGAGGCACGAATGTGGCCGTGTATGAAGAGGGGACCGTGTTGCACAGCGCTTCTCTTCCCGTTGGGGGAGATAATGTGACCAACGATATTGCCATTGGCCTCCGTACTTCCATCGATACGGCTGAAAAAATTAAAATTGAGTACGGTTCCTGCATCCCTGAAGATATTCATGACCGTGAAACCATCGATCTTTCTTTGCTTTCAAAAATCGACACGCAAACGGTTTCTAAGAAGCAGCTGGCTGAAATCATTCAAGCGCGATACCACGAGATCTTTATGATGGTGAAAGACGAACTTTCTAAAGTTCAAAGAGATGGGATGCTGCCGGCCGGAGCCATTTTGGCGGGTGCGGCGGTTAAAATGCCGGGCGTGATTGATCTTGCGAGAGAGGTGCTCAATCTGCCTGTGCAGATCGGATTCCCCACCAATTACGAAGGAGTTGTGGATAAAATTGAGGATCCCGCTTATGCCAGCGTGATCGGGCTTGTTATTTGGGGCTCTCGTTTTCAGGGAGATGGGTACGCCAATCGATTCAATCTTAAGAATATTTCTTTTGAAAAGGCCGGACAAAGTTTAAAGACTTGGTTCCGCGGCTTACTCCCTTAA